A single window of Nicotiana sylvestris chromosome 3, ASM39365v2, whole genome shotgun sequence DNA harbors:
- the LOC104225823 gene encoding probable ADP-ribosylation factor GTPase-activating protein AGD15, with protein MNDKASVSKELNAKHAKILEGLLKLPENRECADCRGRAPRWASINLGIFICLQCSGIHRSLGVHISKVRSTTLDTWLPEQVAFMQCVGNEKSNNYWEADLPASTDRSNIAKFIRTKYQEKKWASRYASQPAPSNMVAETSEVGATADIPRKARKYSLEEEVFNEQPPQVPSTTRSRGVSLDTMDEILNLPPKNSLISNPSVKKKDDTKDLFTLLYASEAKQDRTIVPPSRWATFE; from the exons ATGAACGACAAGGCTTCCGTTTCCAAGGAGCTTAATGCCAAACATGCAAAG ATATTGGAGGGCCTTCTTAAACTTCCAGAAAATAGGGAATGTGCAGATTGTCGGGGAAG GGCCCCAAGGTGGGCGAGCATCAACCTTGGGATATTCATCTGCCTGCAATGTTCAGGAATTCATCGGAGTCTTGGGGTGCATATCTCAAAG GTAAGGTCGACAACTTTGGATACTTGGCTGCCGGAGCAGGTTGCTTTCATGCAAT GTGTAGGTAATGAGAAGTCGAACAATTATTGGGAGGCAGATCTACCAGCAAGCACAGATAGAAGCAACATTGCGAAATTTATTCGGACCAA GTATCAGGAGAAAAAATGGGCTTCTAGATATGCCTCTCAACCAGCCCCATCTAATATGGTTGCTGAAACAAGCGAAGTTGGAGCAACAGCTGATATTCCAAGGAAAGCAAGAAAATATTCCTTGGAGGAAGAAGTTTTTAATGAACAACCGCCACAAGTTCCTTCAACTACAAGATCTCGTGGG GTTTCTTTGGACACGATGGATGAAATTCTTAATTTACCTCCAAAAAACAGTCTCATCAGTAACCCGtctgtgaagaaaaaggatgataCAAAGGATCTCTTCACTTTGCTCTATGCCTCAGAGGCAAAACAAGATCGTACTATTGTGCCTCCATCTCGCTGGGCAACCTTTGAGT GA